A window of Micromonospora sp. WMMC415 genomic DNA:
GAGCGCCCCGGTCATCGTCGCCCAGGCACCGGCGACCTCGCCCTCGTCGTACTGGCGCAGCACGTTGAACGCGCGGACCAGGGCGGGACGGAGCCCGGCCAGCTCGAAGCCGCCCCGGGCGAAGGCGAGCCACGGCGGGTCGGCGGCGGGCTGGGCGGCGGCCACGCGTACCGGATCGATCTCCAGCCCGACCACCCGCACGTCGGGGCGGACCGCGGCGGCCAGCCGGGCCCGCAGTTCGACGGCCGTGACCGGGGTGGCGCCGTAGCCGAGGTCCACGACCAGCGGGTCCTCGGCGGTCCGGAGAGCGTCCCCGCAGGCGTCGACGATCCAGTTGTCCACCCGGCGCAGCCGGTTGGGGTTGGTCGTCCCCCGGGTGACGACGCCCTGCGGCCGCCGCGCCGACCCTGCCATCAACCCACCCGGTGCACCTTGTGCTGGGCCGCCTGCGCCAGCGGGCGGACCACCAGCCGGTCCACGTTGACGTGGTGCGGGCGAGTGGCGCACCAGGCAATGCAGTCGGCCACGTCGTCGGCGACCAGCGGGTCGGGCACCCCGGCGTAGACGGCGGCCGCCCGGTCGGTGTCCCCGTCGAAGCGGACCAGCGAGAACTCGTCCGTCCGCACCATCCCGGGGTCGATCTCGACGACCCGGACCGGCCGGCCGCACAACTCCAGCCGCAGCGTGCCGGCGACGGCGGTCTGCGCGTGCTTGGCGGCCGCGTAGCCGCCCCCGCCCTCGTACACGGTGAAACCGGCGGTCGACGACACGACGACGATCGTCCCGGCGCCGGAGGACTCCAGGGCGGGCAGCAGCGCCTGGGTCACCCGCAGGGTGCCCAGCACGTTCACGTCGTACATCCACTGCCAGTCACCGGCCGAGCCGCTCTCCACCGGATCCAGGCCGCGCGCACCGCCGGCGTTGTTCACCAGCAGGGTGACCGGCCCGGGCGCCGCCGCGGCCGCCGCGGCGAGCCCGGCCACCGACTCGCCGGAGGTGACGTCGCAGGCCACCGCGGTGGCCGAGCCCCCGGCGGCCGCGATCTCCGCGACCAGGTCGGCGAGCCGGTCGGTACGACGCGCGGCGGCCAGCACGTGGAAACCCTCGGCGGCGAGGCGGCGGGCCGTTGCCGCACCGATCCCGCTGGACGCTCCGGTGACGACGGCGACTGAGGTCATCCGCTCATTCTCACCCCCGGCCGGGGCCGGTGGCGTGATGAGGTCCGTCACGCCCGGGGCCGCCGGGAGGCATTACCGATCCCCGATCGGGAAGATGACATCCGGCGTCGGGGTTGACCGAGAAGCGCCGGTCGTGCGGAACGGCAACAACCGTGACAGAGGGAGCGGGACGTGGCGGAACAGCACACCGGTGTCGGTCGTCAGCGAGGTGCCCGCCCGTGGCCGCGGCCCCGCCGCATCGCCACCCTCTCCGTGCACACCTCACCGCTGCACCAGCCGGGCACCGGCGACGCCGGCGGGATGAACGTCTACATCGTCGAGGTCGCCCGGCGGCTGGCCGAGGCGGACGTCGAAGTGGAGATCTTCACCCGGGCGACCTCCGGCGACCTGCCCCCCGTGGTCGAGATGGTGCCCGGCGTCCACGTCCGGCACATCACCTCCGGTCCCCTGGAGGGGCTGACCAAGGAGGAGCTGCCCGGCCAGCTCTGCGCGTTCACCGCCGGGGTGCTGCGCGCCGAGGCCTCCCGCCCACCGGGCCACTACGACCTCATCCACTCGCACTACTGGCTCTCCGGTCAGGTCGGCTGGCTCGCCAAGGAACGCTGGGGCGTGCCGCTCGTGCACAGCGCGCACACCCTCGCCAAGGTGAAGAACGCGCAGCTCGCGGTCGGGGACCGGCCGGAGCCCAAGGCCCGCGTCATCGGCGAGGAGCAGGTCGTCGCCGAGGCCGACCGCCTGGTCGCCAACACGAAGGTGGAGGCCGGCGACCTCATCGACCGGTACGACGCCGACCCGACCCGCGTCGCCGTCGTGGAGCCCGGCGTGGACCTGGCCCGCTTCCGGCCCGCCGCCGGTGACCGGGAGCGGGCCCGCGCGGACGCCCGCCGCCGGCTCGGCCTGCCCGCCGGCGGGTACGTGGTGGCGTTCGTCGGCCGGATCCAGCCGCTCAAGGCACCCGACGTGCTGATCCGCGCGGTGGCCGCCCTGCGGGAGCGGGAACCGGCGCTCGCCGACGAGATGACCGTGGTGATCTGCGGCGGCCCCAGCGGCAGCGGGCTCGACCGGCCGACCGCACTGATCGAGCTGGCCGCCTCGCTCGGCGTCACCGACCGGGTGCGCTTCCTGCCGCCGCGGACCGGTGACGCCCTGCCCGCCCTGTACCGGGCCGCCGACCTGGTGGCGGTGCCGTCGTACAACGAGAGCTTCGGGCTGGTGGCGCTGGAGGCGCAGGCCTGCGGCACGCCCGTCGTGGCGGCCGCGGTCGGCGGCCTGGTCACCGCCGTCCGCGACCAGGTGAGCGGCGTCCTCGTGAGCAGCCACGACCCGGTCGACTGGGCCCGTACGCTGGCGCGGCTGCTGCCGGACGCGGGCCGCCGGGCGGAGCTGGCCCGGGCCGCGGAACGGCACGCCCGCAACTTCTCCTGGGACCGCACCGTCGCCGGCCTGCTCGACGTCTACGGCGAGGCGATGTCCGAGCAGCGCGCCCGCCTGACGTCCGAGCTGGTCACCTGCTCCTGGTGAACCGGTGCCGCGCGGGGCGGTCGGGGCGACCGTAGAGTGGGTGCGATGAGCGGGAAGAGCGATCTCGGGGCGTTGATCGAGTCGGTCTGCGACGAGCGGGACCTGGCCTGGGAGTCCACCGGCCTGAACTCGTACGCGGTCACCCTGCCCGGCACCCACAAGCTCAAGACGGTCTGCAACCTGATCGTCGGCGAGCACGCCCTGCGGGTCGAAGCGTTCGTCATGCGCCAGCCGGACGAGCGCCGCGAGGAGCTCTGGGCGTGGCTGCTTCAGCGCAACGCCCGCATGTACGCGGTCTCCTTCTCCATCGACGCCGTCGGCGACGTCTACCTGACCGGCCGGGTCAACCCGGCGGGCGTCGACGCCGACGAGCTTGACCGGCTGCTCGGAGTGGTGCTGACGTACGCCGACGAGTCCTTCGACACGATGCTGGAGATCGGCTTCGGCACCTCGATCCGCAGGGAATGGGAGTGGCGGGTCAAGCGCGGCGAATCGACCGCGAACCTCGCCGCGTTCGCGCACCTCTTCGAACCCTCCGCCGCGAGCACTGGCCCGGTTGCCGCAGACAACGGCCCGGCCGCCGCGGGTACCGGCCCGGCCGCCGGAGGTTCGGACCGGTCCTGACGGGTATGCCGCACCGCGCGGTGCGGCACTTGGGACCCGCCGCGTGCCGAGGACGGACTGTCGAGGAGCGTGAGCGTCCCATGGCTCAGCGAAGCAGCTCAGGTCGCGGTGGGACTGCGACCCGGACCGGACGGCAGGCGGGGAACCAGACCCCGAACACACCGGACATCTCCGAGACCGCGATCTCCCGCATGAAGGTGGACGAGATCCGCGGGCAGTTGCGCCGGCACGGCGTGTCCGGCGTCTCCGCACTGCGCAAGCCGGAACTGGTGA
This region includes:
- a CDS encoding class I SAM-dependent methyltransferase, translating into MAGSARRPQGVVTRGTTNPNRLRRVDNWIVDACGDALRTAEDPLVVDLGYGATPVTAVELRARLAAAVRPDVRVVGLEIDPVRVAAAQPAADPPWLAFARGGFELAGLRPALVRAFNVLRQYDEGEVAGAWATMTGALAPGGRLVEGTCDELGRLGAWVLLDAGGPRSLTLAAKLATLEGPAQFAERLPKALIHRNVPGEPVHALLTALGAAWRSAAPFAPYGPRQRWLRTVTAVREAGWPVLDRPADWRHGRLTLPWDAVAPR
- a CDS encoding SDR family NAD(P)-dependent oxidoreductase, producing the protein MTSVAVVTGASSGIGAATARRLAAEGFHVLAAARRTDRLADLVAEIAAAGGSATAVACDVTSGESVAGLAAAAAAAPGPVTLLVNNAGGARGLDPVESGSAGDWQWMYDVNVLGTLRVTQALLPALESSGAGTIVVVSSTAGFTVYEGGGGYAAAKHAQTAVAGTLRLELCGRPVRVVEIDPGMVRTDEFSLVRFDGDTDRAAAVYAGVPDPLVADDVADCIAWCATRPHHVNVDRLVVRPLAQAAQHKVHRVG
- the mshA gene encoding D-inositol-3-phosphate glycosyltransferase, yielding MAEQHTGVGRQRGARPWPRPRRIATLSVHTSPLHQPGTGDAGGMNVYIVEVARRLAEADVEVEIFTRATSGDLPPVVEMVPGVHVRHITSGPLEGLTKEELPGQLCAFTAGVLRAEASRPPGHYDLIHSHYWLSGQVGWLAKERWGVPLVHSAHTLAKVKNAQLAVGDRPEPKARVIGEEQVVAEADRLVANTKVEAGDLIDRYDADPTRVAVVEPGVDLARFRPAAGDRERARADARRRLGLPAGGYVVAFVGRIQPLKAPDVLIRAVAALREREPALADEMTVVICGGPSGSGLDRPTALIELAASLGVTDRVRFLPPRTGDALPALYRAADLVAVPSYNESFGLVALEAQACGTPVVAAAVGGLVTAVRDQVSGVLVSSHDPVDWARTLARLLPDAGRRAELARAAERHARNFSWDRTVAGLLDVYGEAMSEQRARLTSELVTCSW
- a CDS encoding YbjN domain-containing protein codes for the protein MSGKSDLGALIESVCDERDLAWESTGLNSYAVTLPGTHKLKTVCNLIVGEHALRVEAFVMRQPDERREELWAWLLQRNARMYAVSFSIDAVGDVYLTGRVNPAGVDADELDRLLGVVLTYADESFDTMLEIGFGTSIRREWEWRVKRGESTANLAAFAHLFEPSAASTGPVAADNGPAAAGTGPAAGGSDRS